The proteins below are encoded in one region of Candidatus Binatia bacterium:
- a CDS encoding DUF364 domain-containing protein: MQGLNIPLKFSSRLLMATGHLASIVVTASGVIDIRSVEVRNYWRPLPLRRWTLVRHDRPGPVERLATEEMRSAPLPHHASRFNRLTTPPPSQALHRALGGTSPWPPPFFSRGVHVLGGIRVRNPDKLLQVVSEGGSGYFFEDFSEKVCVVRADAGHIGMAKS, translated from the coding sequence ATGCAAGGCCTGAACATCCCGCTGAAATTTTCAAGCCGCTTGCTCATGGCGACTGGTCACCTCGCGTCGATCGTAGTCACGGCATCCGGAGTTATAGATATCCGCTCGGTTGAAGTTCGGAATTACTGGAGGCCGTTGCCCTTGAGGCGGTGGACCCTGGTGCGTCACGATCGACCCGGACCTGTGGAACGGTTAGCAACAGAAGAAATGAGGTCGGCCCCGTTGCCCCACCACGCTTCGCGCTTCAACAGATTAACCACACCCCCGCCATCGCAAGCGCTCCACCGGGCTCTCGGCGGCACAAGCCCGTGGCCGCCGCCGTTCTTCAGCCGCGGCGTGCATGTGCTGGGGGGCATTCGCGTACGCAATCCTGACAAGCTGCTGCAAGTCGTGAGCGAAGGGGGCTCCGGCTATTTCTTCGAGGACTTCAGCGAGAAGGTGTGCGTCGTGCGCGCGGATGCCGGGCATATTGGGATGGCGAAGAGTTGA
- a CDS encoding class I SAM-dependent methyltransferase translates to MTWWQSAQRAYEILHQQGLWVLWLKLLGELGYRRVVLLERPVDGRAAFPASRLPVTVSLLCDNEVEEYAAFYPGADPAEIRRRLGAGHRCFAVRYRGRLVHTGWVATGRVWIEYLRRRWDLAPEEAYVYELFTAPPYRNLRVGAVRATEETRVLAGEGYRRVTAVVWPEDGAAVRHAAIGGFRPVGVIGYIKLWRWRHDFTKLDPTEPLAARAANLYWDRVHRDLHERPRYLDEFLGTLKRTAYLDLIARWGGLPSAGRVLKTDLFEESMGTADAFATHLCASGNTVIGMDLSPAMAARARERNPERLRYVACDARHLPFANNSFALVVSPSTLDHFPEPRDLHRSLREIARILAPTGRLIITLDNRQNVFDPLLRLAIRLRCVPFYIGRSYMVRELRRELEAAGFTVEDTGAIVHHPRMMAVAAVGIANRLGWQPLIRGVQRALTAAQRLNGSRWRYYTGCFVAAKAARNLPNTGAV, encoded by the coding sequence ATGACATGGTGGCAATCGGCTCAACGGGCGTATGAGATCCTGCACCAACAGGGACTGTGGGTGCTGTGGTTGAAGCTGCTCGGCGAGTTGGGCTACCGCCGCGTCGTGCTGCTGGAGCGCCCGGTCGACGGCCGTGCCGCGTTCCCTGCTTCGCGCCTACCGGTCACCGTCAGTCTATTGTGCGACAACGAAGTGGAGGAGTACGCGGCCTTCTACCCCGGCGCCGACCCCGCGGAGATCCGGCGGCGTCTTGGCGCCGGTCACCGATGCTTCGCCGTGCGCTATCGCGGGCGTCTCGTCCATACCGGCTGGGTGGCCACGGGTCGGGTGTGGATTGAATACCTCCGGCGCCGCTGGGATCTGGCTCCCGAGGAGGCATACGTGTACGAACTATTCACCGCGCCGCCGTATCGCAACCTGCGAGTCGGCGCGGTGCGGGCGACCGAGGAGACGCGTGTACTCGCCGGAGAAGGATACCGGCGCGTCACCGCGGTGGTCTGGCCCGAGGACGGTGCCGCCGTTCGCCACGCAGCCATCGGGGGCTTTCGGCCGGTGGGGGTAATCGGCTACATCAAGCTCTGGCGCTGGCGTCACGATTTCACCAAGCTCGATCCCACGGAGCCGCTGGCTGCTCGCGCGGCCAATCTGTACTGGGACCGGGTGCACCGAGATCTCCACGAGCGGCCCCGCTATTTGGATGAGTTTCTCGGCACCCTGAAGCGCACGGCGTACCTGGATCTCATCGCGCGCTGGGGCGGCCTCCCGTCCGCCGGCCGGGTGCTGAAAACCGACCTGTTCGAGGAATCCATGGGAACCGCCGACGCGTTCGCCACCCACCTCTGCGCGTCGGGCAACACCGTGATCGGCATGGATCTGTCCCCGGCGATGGCAGCGCGGGCGCGGGAGCGAAACCCGGAACGGCTGCGCTACGTGGCGTGCGACGCACGGCATTTACCTTTCGCGAACAACAGCTTTGCGCTCGTGGTCTCGCCGTCCACGTTGGATCACTTTCCTGAGCCCCGCGACCTGCATCGGAGCCTCCGAGAGATCGCCCGCATTCTGGCGCCGACGGGGCGCCTCATCATCACGCTCGACAACCGGCAAAATGTGTTCGACCCACTGCTGCGACTGGCGATCCGCCTGCGGTGCGTGCCCTTCTACATCGGCCGCTCATACATGGTGCGGGAGCTGCGGCGCGAACTGGAGGCGGCAGGTTTCACCGTAGAGGATACCGGCGCAATCGTTCATCATCCTCGGATGATGGCGGTGGCCGCCGTGGGAATTGCGAATCGTTTGGGCTGGCAGCCGCTCATACGCGGCGTGCAGCGTGCCCTGACCGCCGCGCAGCGGCTCAACGGCAGTCGCTGGCGTTACTACACGGGTTGCTTCGTTGCCGCCAAAGCGGCACGTAACTTACCGAACACGGGAGCCGTCTGA
- a CDS encoding IS4 family transposase: RRSERYRQQIRRKLAAYHSHVQLGCIAQGLLQYLAISCSSTVWQLFRSWLRTMHTDRPPSELVVAHALRSSLPEFLAASPLDAILAKFLRHKIYARAHQAPQRIAA, translated from the coding sequence CGCAGATCCGAACGCTATCGCCAACAGATTCGTCGCAAGCTGGCGGCCTACCACAGCCACGTCCAGCTCGGATGCATCGCCCAGGGCCTGCTTCAGTACCTGGCGATCTCCTGCAGCTCCACGGTCTGGCAGCTCTTCCGCAGCTGGCTACGCACGATGCACACCGATCGTCCACCTTCTGAACTGGTCGTCGCGCACGCCTTGCGTAGCAGCCTTCCCGAATTTCTCGCTGCCTCACCCCTGGATGCCATCCTCGCGAAATTCCTGCGCCACAAGATCTACGCCCGTGCCCACCAGGCCCCACAACGCATCGCCGCCTAG